CCTCCActagatttgttttgtttttattttttgagcattgTGAGTAGTTTAGAACAAAAGCACAGCGCAAGATGTCATATATGTCATGTATACATGGACTAGGTTCAACATTTATACtaatgtgcatgtaaaataagtgCATCCAGTGGTACAGAAATTATTGATATTACTGGGTGTCTTTcgccaatatcttcctaagacTTTGCTTACATTTATTTCGGAAAAAGTGTCAGATTcctgacgtgttcttaaaccacaggaTTGTTGTGCTTTTgagtgtgtgcagattctgttcttacctgaaAACAAAACCCCAATAAGAAAACACAGGTGAATGGCAGAGTCTTGGGGAAAATTGCATAATTGGATACTTCTTCTTCATAatgtttggtgaatgaggcctattTAGGTCCTATTTAACTAGTTGTTAACAGTTTTgccactgtaaacaaaagcGTTCCTCTATGTAATGAGGCATCAAAGGTTAGATATAAATGAGAACTCTCCAATTTTACATGAGTTTTGATAGTTTCACTGTTAAGGCCGTTGGTAAAGAATCTTGCTACTGTCCATTGACTTAGGCATCACTTACAAGACACACACTTAATGCATATCAGAATTTTCAATTACGGAATGTCACTTGTTTTACTGCACTGGATGTTTTTGCTAACCGCAGCAGCAAGAGTAACAAGAACAAAGAAGGCTGACCGTGATAGACCTGTTTTATCTACCCTGAACTGCTGTCTGGAtataatttgtgtttattaaagTTTCTGttaacatattgctgctgtcagaagaaaaccttgtatctctaaaatggtaactttacagcagaaggaaaaaaactgctttgtttttgatgtaagtcaatgaaaccagacaaaccaggtcatttcttttggtccattcgtcataaatttacacacaatgtaaagagcagcaggtattcaaattgtcaaaaactgaaaaacagcaaaaatggagataggaggttttgttccaacagcagcgatatagaGAAATACAAAGCACTGTTTAAGTAAAGTAGCAAACAACATATTTGATAAATTAGTCTTCGTTGTGcataaaactacttttaaacTCAACAGCTGACACAGCTTTTGTCTTTTGTCTATTTATCCTTTGACAGataatttaacattattttttgcCTCTAACAGGAACGATATCCTGATGCAAGTCTCCTGCTCCTGGTGATGACAACCATAACCCTGTCAGGAGATGCTGCCAAGAGGAATATGTCAAGCTGCTGAGTCAGTAGAGATTAAGCATAAGAACATGGCCCCCAGAAGAAGCTGTGGTACTCAGCAGACATCTGATACTCTTCACACTAACCCATctcacagacaaacacaacaaaattcAGACAATGAGAGAACCTACCACTGCTccgagtgtggaaagagttttattGACGGATATAGTCTCCGAAGACACCAGCGCACTCACAAGGGAAagaaaccgtatcagtgctcCGAGTGTGGAAATAGCTTTATTGACAGATGTGGTCTGCAAAGACACGAGCGCATTcatacaggagagaaaccgtatcagtgtGCAGAGTGCGGAATGAATTTTAATCAAAAAAGTAATCTCCAGGCACACCAGCggattcacacaggagagaagccgtatcagtgctcagagtgcggGAAGAGCTTTACTGACAGGCGTAACCTCCAAAATCACCAACGAATTCACACCGGAGAAAAGCCCTACtactgttcagagtgtgggaaaaGCTTTATAGCCAGATGCAATCTCCAAAATCACCAACGTATTCACACAGGAAAGAAACCGTATGAGTGCTCAGAGTGCGGGAAGAGCTTCATTGCCAGATGTAACTTTCaaagacaccagcgcattcacacaggagagaaaccgtatcgcTGCttagagtgtggaaagagttttaccGACAAGCgtaatctccagcagcaccagcgcattcacacaggagagaaaaacTATCGCTGCATGAATTGCAGGAAGAGTTTTATTAACCGACGTAATCTCCAAAGACACCAGCgtgttcacacaggagagaaaccctaTTACTGTTCAGAGTGTGGAATGAATTTTGCTGTGCAGAGCAGCTTCCAAAGACACCAGcgtattcacacaggagagaaaccgtatcagtgctcagagtgtggaaggAGTTTTTCGCAAGGTGATGCCCTCAAAAAACACCAGCGTGTTCACACTGAAAAGAAAGCTGGACAGGGCTAGCAGGGGTTAGACATCTACGCTGGGTTTTAACTTCTTAAGCTCTCAACCCAATTTACTTGCTCTTTTGAAATGTCATGcctttttaatgtttctttttttggagtttatgctgtttgtatttgttttgtttgtgcctCTGTTTTCCAAGTCCAGGGAGTTCTCAGCATTATGCTTCGATCCTGTGTCTGTGTCGTGTCTTCACCTCATCCTCACTTTCTCTGGTCCATGATCCAGTCCTCGTTTTTAAGATCatctgctgttgtgatggaGAAGGAACCACAGAGGCCTC
This Pygocentrus nattereri isolate fPygNat1 chromosome 22, fPygNat1.pri, whole genome shotgun sequence DNA region includes the following protein-coding sequences:
- the LOC108440417 gene encoding gastrula zinc finger protein XlCGF26.1-like, with product MLPRGICQAAESVEIKHKNMAPRRSCGTQQTSDTLHTNPSHRQTQQNSDNERTYHCSECGKSFIDGYSLRRHQRTHKGKKPYQCSECGNSFIDRCGLQRHERIHTGEKPYQCAECGMNFNQKSNLQAHQRIHTGEKPYQCSECGKSFTDRRNLQNHQRIHTGEKPYYCSECGKSFIARCNLQNHQRIHTGKKPYECSECGKSFIARCNFQRHQRIHTGEKPYRCLECGKSFTDKRNLQQHQRIHTGEKNYRCMNCRKSFINRRNLQRHQRVHTGEKPYYCSECGMNFAVQSSFQRHQRIHTGEKPYQCSECGRSFSQGDALKKHQRVHTEKKPYKKRTHHCSECGKSFTDRCHLQRHQRIHTGEKPYHCSECGKCFTLQSNLRVHQRIHTGVKPYHCSECGMNFNQKSHLQVHQRIHSGEKPYHCSVCGMNFNRSGHLQVHQRIHTAEKPYRCLECGKCFTAQSSFQAHQRIHTGERPHQCPECGKSFTVKSDLRRHQRVHTGEKPYQCSECGKSFNTNGDLKRHQRIHTGEKPYQCSECGKSFNQKTVLQGHQRIHTGLKPYYCSECGMGFIQLSSLQKHQHIHAGRKPRQ